A part of Procambarus clarkii isolate CNS0578487 chromosome 21, FALCON_Pclarkii_2.0, whole genome shotgun sequence genomic DNA contains:
- the LOC123751600 gene encoding four-domain proteases inhibitor-like, whose protein sequence is MGSLAFTSALLLLLLVACGPLVSAKRPRPRCSDVCTADYRPVCGTDGHTYTNSCALQIKACNNPQLKLKVAYEGSCRPANQCPGACPYNYDPVCGTDGKTYGNACGLGVEACKFPHLNLKVDYKGECR, encoded by the exons ATGGGTTCCCTGGCCTTCACCTCCGCCCTCCTGCTCCTGCTACTGGTGGCTTGTGGCCCTCTAGTGTCCGCTAAAC GACCAAGGCCTCGGTGCTCGGACGTGTGCACAGCTGACTACCGCCCGGTGTGTGGTACTGACGGCCACACGTACACCAACTCCTGTGCCCTGCAAATCAAAGCCTGCAATAACCCTCAACTCAAACTCAAAGTCGCTTATGAAGGAAGTTGTC GCCCAGCAAATCAATGCCCGGGTGCCTGCCCATATAACTACGACCCTGTGTGTGGCACAGACGGGAAGACTTACGGTAACGCCTGTGGCCTGGGAGTCGAAGCCTGCAAGTTCCCTCACCTTAATCTCAAAGTTGATTACAAAGGAGAATGTC